Proteins from a genomic interval of Microbacterium abyssi:
- a CDS encoding cytidine deaminase family protein, with the protein MHALTADDHALVRAASDLLVRAYDDRNHRVAAAVRGASGEVHLGLHLASTRVNICAEPSAIANARMAGENGLDTIVAVGMGADGLPKVINPCGVCRELVPHYGEGLRVIVDDAGEIGVIAPADLLPIPWVRAQSYDN; encoded by the coding sequence ATGCACGCACTCACCGCCGACGACCACGCACTCGTGCGCGCGGCGTCCGATCTGCTCGTTCGCGCGTACGACGACCGCAACCATCGGGTCGCCGCGGCTGTGCGCGGAGCGTCGGGCGAGGTGCACCTCGGGCTGCACCTCGCCTCGACCAGGGTGAACATCTGCGCCGAGCCGAGCGCGATCGCGAACGCCCGCATGGCCGGAGAGAACGGACTCGACACGATCGTCGCCGTGGGCATGGGCGCTGACGGCCTGCCGAAGGTCATCAATCCGTGCGGTGTCTGCCGCGAACTCGTTCCGCATTACGGCGAGGGGCTGCGGGTGATCGTCGATGACGCCGGAGAGATCGGCGTCATCGCTCCGGCCGATCTCCTGCCGATCCCGTGGGTACGAGCGCAGTCCTACGACAACTGA
- a CDS encoding MarR family winged helix-turn-helix transcriptional regulator, giving the protein MTPLLLDRLLQIADLFQKDMARAFAGTGLTTARVHLLWMLQHHGPSTQQALAQLCEVSPRNITGLVDGLEHSGHVRRTPHPTDRRAVLVELTETARETMAKMQQEHVELNETLVASITPEDRAAVERGVAALADHLAALVADAESDAAEMTDAGARAGA; this is encoded by the coding sequence ATGACTCCGCTGCTGCTCGATCGTCTTCTCCAGATCGCCGACCTCTTCCAGAAGGACATGGCGCGCGCCTTCGCGGGCACCGGCCTGACGACCGCTCGCGTCCATCTGCTCTGGATGCTGCAGCACCACGGCCCGTCGACGCAGCAGGCGCTCGCCCAGCTCTGCGAGGTGAGCCCGCGCAACATCACCGGGCTCGTCGATGGGCTCGAGCACTCCGGACATGTGCGTCGCACCCCGCATCCGACCGACCGCCGCGCGGTGCTCGTCGAACTCACCGAGACCGCGCGCGAGACGATGGCGAAGATGCAGCAGGAGCACGTCGAGCTCAACGAGACACTGGTCGCCTCGATCACTCCGGAGGATCGTGCCGCCGTGGAGCGCGGTGTCGCCGCGCTCGCCGATCACCTCGCGGCGCTGGTCGCGGACGCCGAGAGTGACGCCGCCGAGATGACGGATGCCGGTGCGAGGGCCGGAGCATGA
- a CDS encoding SRPBCC domain-containing protein produces MVDIQKQIDAVERELRTADIDGAPSNVQTIGERYPSGIDDVWQAVTTPERIARWFLPVSGDLELGGRYQLEGNAGGEVLECSPPSGGTASYRVTWEYGGGVTWLTVRLTEESADRTRFELEHTARTADVPPGMWETYGPGATGVGWDQALLGLALHLGSVDGSISPAEAEAWQLSDEGKAFTRAAADGWAAAHIAAGADSAAAASAAEATYAFYTGQQ; encoded by the coding sequence ATGGTTGACATCCAGAAGCAGATCGACGCGGTCGAGCGGGAGCTGCGCACCGCAGACATCGACGGCGCGCCGTCGAACGTGCAGACGATCGGTGAGCGGTATCCGTCCGGGATCGACGACGTCTGGCAGGCGGTGACGACGCCCGAGCGCATCGCGCGCTGGTTCCTGCCCGTCTCCGGCGATCTCGAACTCGGCGGACGGTATCAGCTCGAGGGCAATGCGGGAGGCGAGGTGCTCGAATGCAGCCCGCCGTCCGGTGGAACGGCCTCATATCGGGTCACCTGGGAGTACGGCGGTGGCGTCACCTGGCTCACGGTCAGACTCACCGAAGAGAGCGCCGACCGAACGCGATTCGAGCTCGAGCACACGGCGCGGACCGCTGACGTGCCGCCGGGGATGTGGGAGACGTACGGACCCGGGGCCACCGGCGTCGGCTGGGACCAGGCACTGCTGGGTCTCGCCCTGCACCTCGGCTCGGTCGACGGATCCATCTCGCCCGCAGAGGCCGAGGCCTGGCAGCTGTCCGACGAGGGCAAGGCCTTCACCCGCGCGGCCGCCGACGGTTGGGCTGCAGCGCATATCGCCGCCGGTGCCGATTCCGCGGCTGCCGCGAGTGCTGCCGAGGCGACGTACGCGTTCTACACCGGCCAGCAATGA
- a CDS encoding ArsR/SmtB family transcription factor: MHALDVLGDPVRRRILELLAEGEESAGAIGSVIQAEFGISQPAVSQHLRLLREQGFATVRAEGTRRLYAVDAAGVQRASAWLSPFERFWNGPLAALDTELTRGRRDRAREGSEEGEA; encoded by the coding sequence ATGCACGCACTCGACGTCCTCGGAGATCCGGTCCGCCGACGCATCCTCGAGCTGCTCGCCGAGGGCGAGGAGTCCGCGGGCGCGATCGGCTCGGTCATCCAGGCCGAGTTCGGCATCAGCCAGCCTGCTGTCTCGCAGCATCTGCGTCTCCTGCGCGAACAGGGCTTCGCCACCGTGCGCGCCGAGGGCACCCGGCGGCTCTACGCCGTCGATGCGGCAGGCGTGCAGCGTGCGAGCGCGTGGCTGAGCCCGTTCGAGCGATTCTGGAACGGGCCGCTCGCCGCGCTCGACACCGAACTCACCCGCGGCAGACGCGATCGTGCACGGGAAGGATCCGAAGAAGGAGAGGCATGA
- a CDS encoding Pr6Pr family membrane protein has translation MLRLFTAAVCLIALVHRLFWGLSSQTIAGRNFFAYLTVESNIALVVVLIIGGVLAFTRLADPRWFSISLSLVLTWTITAGLAFALIVWQAGLRGIRVDVPWSDQLLHFWLPAFTAIAWTLTPGHRSVPWWIVPGSLVFPLAWGGVTMWRGPMIGWYPYYFLDLRQVSGIGEFLVTSGIALAIFALIAAVLALISRISPAKAERRAGSGADPNAGGDSKRVSPPPAAGTAPAT, from the coding sequence GTGCTTCGCCTCTTCACGGCCGCCGTGTGCCTGATCGCGCTCGTGCACCGGCTGTTCTGGGGACTCAGCTCGCAGACCATCGCCGGCCGCAACTTCTTCGCGTATCTCACGGTCGAGTCGAACATCGCCCTGGTCGTGGTGCTGATCATCGGCGGCGTTCTCGCCTTCACTCGCCTCGCGGATCCACGCTGGTTCAGCATCTCCCTGTCTCTCGTGCTCACCTGGACCATCACAGCGGGTCTCGCGTTCGCGCTGATCGTGTGGCAGGCCGGACTCCGCGGCATCCGCGTGGATGTGCCCTGGTCGGATCAGCTGCTGCACTTCTGGCTGCCCGCGTTCACCGCGATCGCCTGGACGCTCACCCCCGGCCATCGCTCCGTACCATGGTGGATCGTGCCCGGGTCGCTGGTGTTCCCGCTGGCGTGGGGCGGAGTGACGATGTGGCGGGGTCCGATGATCGGCTGGTACCCGTACTACTTCCTGGACCTGCGCCAGGTCAGCGGTATCGGCGAATTCCTTGTCACGAGCGGCATCGCTCTGGCGATCTTCGCGCTGATCGCAGCCGTGCTCGCACTGATCAGCAGGATCAGTCCGGCGAAGGCCGAGCGCCGGGCGGGCTCCGGAGCCGATCCGAACGCCGGCGGCGACTCGAAGCGGGTCAGCCCGCCTCCGGCGGCAGGAACGGCGCCAGCGACGTGA
- a CDS encoding flavin monoamine oxidase family protein, with product MTRRELLVGAGAGALGVLLVSCTPEPKPTPTKTRTPSPLPTTPVPAPAATVRSTWATDPYSRGAVSYTRIGVQADARSRLAEPVDGRVFFAGEATDADNPATIRGAIHSGESAAVRIRAMAAPGERIAVIGAGLAGAAVAAGLADADLDVTVLEARDRVGGRAHSQLDEEWAVPIQLGGWLLPALAEGDEPAREESGLPETTELSSALWRSPEGDVEPIGNAPLETAIAAAQKLPTDIALAEALTETGADLEDPSIAALLSYLATTAGADADVLSSWFPPELPSSELRAVTGDFDAHVKSLLTSAQLTLSSPVTRIAYDDAGVSLRLGTGESTSFDRVVVTVPLGVLQAGGVDFSPPLPFSHRGAINALGTGHIETIWLRYDEPFWETDATIWHSVGGDDPVRTWINLMPATGDGILVGIVGADAAESFAELEDQDALLAALTSLAPFLPPEAG from the coding sequence ATGACGCGTCGAGAACTGCTGGTCGGCGCCGGAGCCGGCGCCCTCGGCGTGCTGCTCGTGTCCTGCACACCGGAGCCGAAGCCCACGCCCACGAAGACGCGCACGCCCTCACCACTGCCGACCACCCCGGTTCCCGCTCCGGCAGCCACGGTCCGCAGCACGTGGGCGACCGACCCGTACTCACGCGGCGCGGTCAGCTACACGCGCATCGGCGTGCAGGCCGACGCCCGCAGTCGCCTGGCGGAACCGGTCGACGGTCGCGTGTTCTTCGCCGGCGAGGCGACGGATGCCGACAATCCGGCCACCATCCGCGGGGCGATCCACTCCGGCGAGAGTGCCGCGGTGCGCATCCGTGCGATGGCGGCACCCGGCGAGCGGATCGCCGTGATCGGCGCGGGCCTCGCCGGCGCCGCGGTGGCGGCCGGACTCGCGGATGCCGACCTCGACGTCACGGTCCTCGAAGCACGCGACCGCGTCGGCGGGCGTGCGCACTCGCAGCTCGACGAGGAGTGGGCGGTGCCGATCCAGCTCGGCGGCTGGCTGCTCCCAGCGCTTGCCGAAGGCGACGAACCTGCGCGCGAGGAATCCGGCCTGCCCGAGACCACGGAGCTGTCATCCGCTCTCTGGCGGTCGCCGGAAGGCGACGTCGAGCCGATCGGCAACGCTCCGCTCGAGACGGCCATCGCTGCGGCACAGAAGCTTCCGACCGACATCGCGCTCGCCGAAGCGCTCACCGAGACGGGGGCCGATCTCGAGGATCCGAGCATCGCGGCGCTGCTCTCGTATCTCGCCACGACGGCGGGTGCGGATGCCGATGTGCTCTCCTCGTGGTTCCCGCCCGAGCTGCCCTCCTCCGAGCTGCGAGCGGTGACCGGCGATTTCGATGCGCACGTCAAGTCACTGCTGACGAGCGCGCAGCTCACCCTGTCATCCCCCGTGACCCGAATCGCGTACGACGATGCCGGCGTCAGCCTGCGCCTGGGCACCGGCGAGTCCACGTCGTTCGATCGCGTCGTCGTGACCGTACCGCTCGGAGTGCTGCAGGCTGGTGGCGTCGACTTCTCGCCACCCCTGCCGTTCTCGCATCGCGGCGCGATCAACGCCCTCGGCACGGGCCACATCGAGACGATCTGGCTGCGCTACGACGAGCCGTTCTGGGAGACCGACGCCACGATCTGGCACTCCGTCGGCGGCGACGACCCGGTGCGCACCTGGATCAATCTGATGCCCGCCACCGGCGACGGCATCCTCGTCGGCATCGTCGGCGCAGACGCGGCCGAGAGCTTCGCCGAGCTCGAGGATCAGGATGCGCTTCTCGCAGCGCTCACGTCGCTGGCGCCGTTCCTGCCGCCGGAGGCGGGCTGA
- a CDS encoding fucose isomerase has product MSYTLPTPATRPASAPKTAYLITSGDLRESANVGGWPTQVALEAGVTSVFEGLGWSVVRAFDVDPETGHGFISSQRMGLEVFKNIPTGAPLIVAIANWQYSHHVLAGLRTHEGPILTVANFAGDWPGLVGLLGLNAGLTKMDKPYATTWSVDFTDEWFRQGLKEWTETGTITHDYSHVRELPALPDSPEKQLGEALAAQLLDEKAIIGVFDEGCMGMYNAIFDDELLNQTGIYKERLSQSALYAEMLQVKEEEANAAYDWLIDAGMTFKYGEDGATELTREQVQWQMKMYIAALRIADDFGLDAVGIQYQQGLKDLVPASDLAEGILNSTERPPVFSRDGKRELHAGRAFPHFNEADEGVAVDALVTDRVWRAMGLVPDNTLHDVRWGEEYDGQFVWAYEISGSVPASHLGGWDKAEGWRQGHVFFPAGGATLNGVSQPGEVVLSRVFIADGILQADIFRASVVELPAEETARRHAATNPEWPIAHVVLHGVSRDQFMARHKANHAQLVYAPDAETADKALIAKAAMFDGMGIKVNLIGDVTV; this is encoded by the coding sequence ATGAGCTACACCCTTCCCACGCCGGCGACGCGTCCGGCATCCGCCCCCAAGACCGCGTACCTGATCACCTCCGGTGACCTGCGCGAGTCGGCCAACGTCGGCGGCTGGCCGACCCAGGTCGCCCTCGAGGCCGGCGTCACCAGCGTGTTCGAGGGACTCGGCTGGAGCGTCGTCCGCGCCTTCGACGTCGACCCGGAGACCGGACACGGCTTCATCTCCAGCCAGCGCATGGGCCTCGAGGTCTTCAAGAACATCCCCACAGGCGCACCGCTCATCGTCGCGATCGCGAACTGGCAGTACTCGCACCACGTGCTCGCCGGGCTCCGCACCCACGAGGGCCCGATTCTCACGGTCGCCAACTTCGCTGGTGACTGGCCGGGGCTGGTCGGGCTCCTCGGCCTCAACGCGGGCCTGACGAAGATGGACAAGCCGTACGCCACCACCTGGTCGGTCGACTTCACCGACGAGTGGTTCCGTCAGGGGCTGAAGGAGTGGACCGAGACCGGCACCATCACCCACGACTACTCGCACGTCCGCGAGCTCCCGGCCCTGCCGGACAGCCCCGAGAAGCAGCTCGGCGAGGCGCTCGCCGCGCAGCTGCTCGACGAGAAGGCCATCATCGGCGTCTTCGACGAGGGCTGCATGGGCATGTACAACGCCATCTTCGACGACGAGCTGCTCAACCAGACCGGCATCTACAAGGAGCGGCTGTCGCAGTCCGCGCTGTACGCCGAGATGCTCCAGGTCAAGGAGGAAGAGGCGAATGCTGCGTATGACTGGCTGATCGATGCCGGCATGACCTTCAAGTACGGCGAGGACGGTGCCACCGAGCTCACCCGTGAGCAGGTGCAGTGGCAGATGAAGATGTACATCGCCGCCCTCCGCATCGCGGACGACTTCGGTCTGGATGCCGTGGGCATCCAGTACCAGCAGGGCCTCAAGGATCTCGTCCCGGCATCCGACCTCGCCGAGGGCATCCTGAACTCGACCGAGCGTCCTCCGGTGTTCTCCCGTGACGGGAAACGCGAACTGCACGCCGGTCGCGCCTTCCCGCACTTCAACGAGGCCGATGAGGGCGTCGCGGTCGACGCGCTGGTCACCGACCGCGTGTGGCGCGCCATGGGGCTCGTGCCCGACAACACCCTGCACGACGTGCGCTGGGGCGAGGAGTACGACGGCCAGTTCGTCTGGGCGTACGAGATCTCGGGCTCGGTTCCCGCCTCGCACCTCGGCGGCTGGGACAAGGCCGAGGGCTGGCGTCAGGGGCACGTGTTCTTCCCCGCGGGTGGTGCGACGCTCAACGGCGTCTCGCAGCCCGGCGAGGTCGTGCTCTCGCGTGTGTTCATCGCCGACGGCATCCTGCAGGCCGACATCTTCCGTGCCTCGGTAGTCGAACTGCCCGCGGAGGAGACCGCTCGTCGTCACGCGGCCACCAACCCGGAGTGGCCGATCGCGCACGTCGTGCTGCACGGCGTCTCGCGCGACCAGTTCATGGCCCGTCACAAGGCCAACCACGCGCAGCTCGTGTACGCGCCGGATGCCGAGACCGCCGACAAGGCCCTGATCGCCAAGGCCGCGATGTTCGACGGCATGGGCATCAAGGTGAACCTGATCGGCGACGTCACGGTCTGA
- a CDS encoding GH116 family glycosyl-hydrolase, with protein MSERQPAQRRARGIPHTSQATAFPLGGIGTGNVSLGARGELRDWELENLPDKGRRNPHSFFAIHAAPEGGEAITRVLEARFTGRHDADAGYPFDQLAGLPRLAGATLHGEYPVVDIDFTDDDLPVDVSLRAFTPLVPLDADASGIPAAVLRYRVTNPGPSPVAVTVAGSVSHTAGRGTPGPDAPWGMRATQTVRWRDDGDVRGLDFGIDLPEDDPGYGTLSLTTTDASTTVKPQWVTSYWPDGARLFWNDLADDGVLAPEPRLTLEDRPHGLFAELDADGADTQLTEEQMMAKLPRIRTGSLGIVHTLAPGESYDFEFVLAWSFPNRRRGWHGHIILDDPESGVVRNHYATLWPDAWSAAAHLHRELPALEDKTNAFVAALYGGSLDPVISDAAGANIAALRSTTCFVLESPNPELGEGPVFAAWEGSFDHGGSCEGTCTHVWSYAQTAAWLFPSLERSARRAEYLLETDAGGAQKFRGNRVFGGPSWFMGPAVDGQLGTLLRLHREWRFSGDDDFLAELWPAASRSLDHALREWDRDGDGLLDGELHNTYDIEFHGIEPLANGILLAALRAGARMAEHLGETDRARDWSARADRAADAMDAVLWNGEYYRQVISDVDQHRYQYGEGILSDQLLGQFHAFLGGLGHLLPPERIESALAAIVAHNHRVDLSRHESTQRVYALNDEGGLLLASWPRGGRPAIPFVYSDEVWTGIEHQVAASLMFAGRTEDALLIERTLRARYDGAHRNPWNEIECGNHYARSLASWALIIAAAGAQWDAPSRTLGFAPATSGPFRSLFTTGTGWGRVEIDGDTLTLRLDGGRLVADELQLHGATIARGIRLRAGDVYAARLPDNHSTPEES; from the coding sequence GTGAGTGAGCGGCAGCCTGCGCAGCGCCGGGCGCGCGGCATCCCGCACACCTCGCAGGCCACCGCCTTCCCGCTCGGCGGCATCGGCACCGGCAACGTCTCGCTCGGCGCGCGCGGCGAGCTGCGCGACTGGGAGCTGGAGAACCTGCCCGACAAGGGTCGCCGCAACCCGCACTCCTTCTTCGCGATCCACGCGGCGCCCGAAGGCGGCGAGGCGATCACCCGCGTTCTCGAGGCGCGGTTCACCGGCCGTCACGACGCGGATGCCGGATACCCGTTCGACCAGCTCGCGGGCCTGCCGCGGCTCGCCGGGGCAACGCTCCACGGCGAGTATCCCGTGGTCGACATCGACTTCACCGACGACGACCTTCCCGTCGACGTCTCGCTCCGCGCCTTCACGCCTCTCGTGCCGCTCGACGCTGATGCGTCCGGCATCCCCGCCGCCGTGCTGCGCTACCGGGTGACCAACCCGGGGCCGTCGCCGGTCGCCGTGACCGTCGCCGGCAGCGTCTCGCACACCGCCGGTCGCGGTACGCCGGGGCCCGACGCGCCCTGGGGCATGCGCGCCACGCAGACCGTCCGCTGGCGCGACGACGGCGACGTGCGCGGGCTCGACTTCGGCATCGACCTCCCCGAGGACGACCCCGGCTACGGCACCCTGAGCCTGACCACGACGGACGCCTCGACCACCGTGAAACCGCAATGGGTGACCAGCTACTGGCCCGACGGCGCCCGGCTGTTCTGGAACGACCTCGCCGACGACGGGGTGCTGGCACCCGAGCCCCGGCTCACGCTGGAGGACCGTCCGCACGGGCTGTTCGCGGAGCTGGACGCCGATGGCGCGGACACCCAGCTGACCGAAGAGCAGATGATGGCGAAGCTGCCGCGGATCCGCACCGGGTCCCTCGGCATCGTGCACACGCTCGCTCCCGGGGAGAGCTACGACTTCGAGTTCGTGCTCGCCTGGAGCTTCCCCAACCGGCGCCGCGGCTGGCACGGCCACATCATCCTGGACGACCCCGAGAGCGGCGTCGTCCGCAACCACTACGCCACGCTCTGGCCCGACGCCTGGTCGGCAGCCGCGCACCTGCACCGCGAGCTCCCCGCGCTCGAGGACAAGACGAACGCCTTCGTCGCGGCACTCTACGGCGGCAGCCTCGATCCCGTCATCAGCGACGCAGCCGGTGCGAACATCGCCGCCCTCCGCTCGACGACCTGCTTCGTGCTCGAATCGCCCAACCCCGAGCTGGGCGAGGGCCCCGTGTTCGCCGCCTGGGAGGGGTCCTTCGACCACGGCGGATCCTGCGAGGGCACCTGCACCCACGTCTGGTCTTACGCGCAGACGGCGGCGTGGCTTTTCCCGTCGCTCGAGCGCAGCGCGCGCCGGGCCGAGTACCTGCTCGAGACGGATGCAGGCGGCGCCCAGAAGTTCCGTGGCAACCGCGTCTTCGGCGGCCCGTCGTGGTTCATGGGTCCAGCCGTCGACGGACAGCTCGGCACCCTGCTGCGCCTGCACAGGGAGTGGCGCTTCAGCGGCGACGACGACTTCCTCGCGGAGCTGTGGCCGGCGGCATCCCGCTCGCTCGACCACGCGCTCCGCGAATGGGACCGCGACGGCGACGGCCTGCTCGACGGCGAGCTGCACAACACCTACGACATCGAGTTCCACGGGATCGAGCCGCTCGCGAACGGCATCCTCCTCGCCGCCCTGCGCGCCGGCGCCCGGATGGCCGAACACCTCGGCGAGACCGATCGTGCGCGGGACTGGTCGGCGCGCGCCGACCGCGCGGCGGATGCCATGGATGCCGTCCTCTGGAACGGCGAGTACTACCGGCAGGTGATCTCCGACGTCGACCAGCATCGCTACCAGTACGGCGAGGGCATCCTCTCCGACCAGCTGCTCGGACAGTTCCACGCCTTCCTCGGAGGACTCGGGCATCTGCTGCCGCCCGAGCGCATCGAGTCCGCGCTCGCCGCGATCGTCGCCCACAACCACCGCGTCGACCTGTCCCGGCACGAGAGCACGCAGCGCGTGTACGCATTGAACGACGAGGGCGGACTGCTGCTCGCCTCGTGGCCGCGCGGCGGACGGCCCGCGATCCCGTTCGTGTACTCCGACGAGGTGTGGACGGGCATCGAGCACCAGGTTGCGGCATCCCTGATGTTCGCCGGCCGCACAGAGGACGCCCTGCTGATCGAGCGCACGCTGCGCGCACGATACGACGGTGCCCATCGCAACCCGTGGAACGAGATCGAGTGCGGCAACCACTACGCCCGCTCGCTGGCGTCCTGGGCTCTGATCATCGCCGCTGCCGGCGCGCAGTGGGACGCCCCGTCGCGCACGCTCGGCTTCGCGCCGGCCACGAGCGGCCCCTTCCGATCGCTGTTCACCACGGGTACGGGGTGGGGGCGCGTCGAGATCGACGGCGACACCCTCACGCTCCGCCTCGACGGCGGCCGTCTCGTGGCCGATGAACTGCAGCTCCACGGTGCGACCATCGCCCGTGGCATCCGACTCCGTGCCGGCGACGTGTACGCCGCGCGGCTCCCAGACAACCACTCAACACCGGAGGAATCATGA
- a CDS encoding FGGY-family carbohydrate kinase has translation MRCTLGVDVGTSSTKGVLVAEDGRIVASATRAHDVDRPHTGWVEMDAGIWWDEFTDIARELIAAHQDAEITAVGVSGMGPCVLLADADDQPVRPAILYGVDTRSGAQITRMNDELGTDEITRIGGSTLTSQAGGAKIAWIADEEPDAWSRAERFFMPASWLARHLTGAYVLDHQSASQTSPLYDIENETWYDAWWQRYAGRIEQPRLTWAGEIAGHVTAEAAELTGIPEGTPVITGTIDAWTEAVSVGAHGASDLMLMYGTTMFLVATGDETLRTPSMWTTAGAFPGTRNLAGGLSTSGALTAWLKDLTGSDYPDLLADAETSGPGANGLLVLPYFAGERTPIQDPDARGVIAGLTLEHTRGDLYRAALEATALGVRHNVETMRAAGADIRRIVAVGGGTQGRLWLQVVSDVTGLVQELPATTIGASYGAAFLAASAVANEGEAPVITDWNPITETIRPDPALADFYDTLFDRYVRLYEGSKDVVHELAAEQRGARRE, from the coding sequence ATGCGCTGCACCCTCGGTGTCGACGTCGGCACGTCGAGCACGAAGGGCGTGCTCGTCGCCGAGGACGGCAGGATCGTGGCATCCGCCACTCGTGCGCACGACGTCGACCGCCCGCACACCGGCTGGGTCGAGATGGACGCGGGCATCTGGTGGGACGAGTTCACCGACATCGCCCGCGAGCTGATCGCCGCCCACCAGGACGCCGAGATCACCGCCGTCGGCGTCAGCGGCATGGGCCCCTGCGTGCTCCTGGCCGACGCCGACGACCAGCCCGTCCGCCCGGCGATCCTCTACGGCGTCGACACGCGCTCCGGCGCCCAGATCACCCGCATGAACGACGAACTCGGCACCGACGAGATCACCCGCATCGGCGGCTCGACCCTCACCTCGCAGGCCGGCGGCGCGAAGATCGCCTGGATCGCGGACGAGGAGCCGGATGCCTGGTCCCGCGCCGAGCGCTTCTTCATGCCGGCATCCTGGCTCGCCCGCCATCTCACCGGCGCCTATGTGCTCGACCACCAGTCGGCCAGCCAGACCTCGCCGCTCTACGACATCGAGAACGAGACCTGGTATGACGCGTGGTGGCAGCGCTACGCCGGCCGGATCGAACAGCCGCGGCTCACCTGGGCGGGTGAGATCGCCGGCCACGTGACCGCCGAAGCGGCAGAGCTCACCGGCATTCCGGAGGGCACACCGGTCATCACCGGCACGATCGACGCCTGGACCGAGGCGGTCAGCGTCGGCGCCCACGGGGCCTCTGACCTCATGCTGATGTACGGCACGACCATGTTCCTGGTCGCCACCGGCGATGAGACGTTGCGCACCCCGTCGATGTGGACCACCGCCGGCGCGTTCCCCGGCACCCGCAACCTCGCCGGCGGCCTGTCCACCTCGGGCGCGCTGACGGCGTGGCTGAAGGATCTCACCGGCTCCGACTATCCGGATCTGCTGGCGGATGCCGAGACCTCCGGCCCCGGCGCGAACGGGCTGCTCGTCCTGCCGTACTTCGCGGGGGAGCGCACGCCCATCCAGGACCCGGACGCCCGCGGCGTCATCGCGGGACTCACCCTCGAGCACACCCGCGGCGACCTGTACCGCGCCGCCCTCGAAGCAACCGCGCTCGGGGTGCGGCACAACGTCGAGACCATGCGTGCGGCGGGCGCCGACATCCGTCGCATCGTCGCCGTCGGCGGGGGCACGCAGGGCCGCCTCTGGCTGCAGGTCGTCTCCGACGTCACGGGTCTCGTGCAGGAGCTGCCCGCGACGACGATCGGCGCCAGCTACGGGGCTGCGTTCCTCGCGGCATCCGCCGTCGCGAACGAGGGCGAAGCCCCGGTCATCACGGACTGGAACCCGATCACCGAGACCATCAGGCCCGACCCGGCGCTCGCCGACTTCTACGACACGCTCTTCGACCGCTACGTGCGCCTGTACGAGGGATCCAAGGACGTCGTGCACGAGCTCGCGGCCGAACAGCGCGGAGCCCGCCGTGAGTGA
- a CDS encoding LacI family DNA-binding transcriptional regulator gives MSTIYDVAELAGVSPATVSRVFNGTSVSNEKVAAVRDAAKQLNFTPNRAARTLRTQSSEVIALVIPDIENPYFTEMARGVEDVASKAGYSVVLCNSDAQVDKESTYLQIAIAEHMSGVIIATSSELSNLDQIISTGRPVVAVDRHTAYDVDGVVMANRAAGTSATKDLIRAGYRRIAYIGGPAHIDTAAERAAGWQDAITADGRDTDPDLLRFSTFRVDGGRAAMEELLALPEPPDAVVAGNNLIGVGAIQVLTEHGLTPPAVGVAVIGSLPFTTLSPSAVTVVRLPARHMGVTAANMLLERIRGDQQPARTVVLRNELQSASILR, from the coding sequence ATGTCCACGATCTACGACGTCGCGGAGCTGGCCGGAGTCTCGCCGGCCACTGTCTCGCGCGTCTTCAACGGCACCAGCGTGTCCAACGAGAAGGTCGCCGCGGTCCGCGACGCCGCGAAGCAGCTGAACTTCACGCCCAACCGCGCCGCGCGCACACTCCGTACGCAGAGCTCCGAGGTCATCGCCCTCGTGATCCCCGACATCGAGAACCCGTACTTCACCGAGATGGCGCGCGGCGTCGAGGACGTCGCCTCCAAGGCCGGCTACTCCGTGGTCCTGTGCAACTCGGATGCCCAGGTCGACAAGGAGTCGACATACCTGCAGATCGCGATCGCCGAGCACATGTCCGGCGTCATCATCGCGACCTCCTCCGAGCTCTCGAACCTCGATCAGATCATCTCGACCGGACGGCCCGTCGTCGCCGTCGACCGCCACACCGCGTACGACGTCGACGGCGTCGTGATGGCGAACCGTGCCGCGGGAACCTCGGCGACGAAGGACCTCATCCGCGCCGGTTACCGCCGCATCGCGTACATCGGGGGTCCGGCCCACATCGACACCGCCGCCGAGCGCGCCGCCGGATGGCAGGATGCCATCACCGCGGACGGCCGCGACACCGACCCCGACCTGCTGCGCTTCTCGACCTTCCGGGTGGACGGCGGCCGCGCTGCCATGGAGGAGCTGCTCGCACTGCCCGAGCCGCCGGATGCCGTCGTCGCCGGAAACAACCTCATCGGCGTCGGGGCGATCCAGGTGCTCACCGAGCACGGACTCACCCCTCCCGCCGTCGGCGTCGCGGTCATCGGATCGCTGCCGTTCACGACGCTCTCGCCGAGTGCGGTGACCGTGGTGCGGTTGCCGGCCCGACACATGGGCGTCACCGCGGCGAACATGCTGCTCGAGCGCATTCGCGGAGACCAGCAGCCCGCGCGCACGGTCGTGCTGCGCAACGAACTGCAGTCCGCCAGCATCCTGCGCTGA